From one Anopheles bellator chromosome 1, idAnoBellAS_SP24_06.2, whole genome shotgun sequence genomic stretch:
- the LOC131205827 gene encoding uncharacterized protein LOC131205827 gives MRAPTLLLALVIAVVAEARADFAVPARMAGVARGNLDGTGNVVQNSNRVLNILDQFQSITEWLYSLQTPALYRMATGFRSVMDSLVETGSPIFQALSNAARLSSGNVSSIFAGIRRNIEVAVALEDLHQLAINGTVPFVGVDSVRNFSAVLELLVRNVRNLSATMDDEIEPAIVDIQRLPIHPSQQLVDALYPREGVRQLNRVLLDYVNIGLATVPQINAVVNRVRLMDGFITRLDSVSTTQQLYLNNSLNAVDGTVSSAIQGRLQATLRALGESYNRSVTTLSGKLQAFRGESDFHREAQNSSLLLGQRLANVTQTLEGLASERVRVRLPTRGSRVVMNLTIAAVNSLAWHLTLAVTSSTAHADSCFRRYNFEFDKVPRQIYGTLSGCGQGELRALQTVTGALTGYLGVLQTHLDVETRNYDQCLGGLGLNPSEELMRQRRVCLEAARHFSVLLGGPVFHGQLATFSGLLQDEQVNSYDRYSTCVSGAYRLMATEVEYLGNSLATCMNRTTF, from the coding sequence ATGAGGGCTCCAACGTTGCTGTTGGCACTGGTCAttgcggtggtggccgaggcTAGGGCGGACTTTGCCGTCCCGGCAAGGATGGCCGGTGTGGCGCGGGGAAACCTGGACGGTACCGGGAACGTGGTGCAGAACAGTAATCGTGTGCTGAACATTCTGGACCAGTTCCAATCGATCACCGAGTGGCTGTACAGTCTGCAGACGCCCGCCCTGTACCGGATGGCGaccggcttccggtccgtCATGGACAGTCTCGTCGAGACGGGGAGCCCCATCTTCCAGGCCCTATCGAACGCGGCCCGCCTCTCCAGCGGTAACGTTTCGTCCATCTTCGCCGGCATCCGGCGGAACATtgaggtggcggtggccctcGAGGACCTGCACCAGTTGGCGATCAACGGGACGGTGCCGTTTGTGGGCGTGGACAGTGTGCGAAACTTTAGCGCCGTGCTCGAGCTGCTGGTGCGTAACGTGCGCAATCTGAGCGCCACGATGGACGACGAAATCGAACCCGCAATCGTGGACATCCAGCGGCTGCCGATCCACCCGAGCCAGCAGCTCGTGGACGCGCTGTACCCGCGGGAAGGTGTGCGCCAGCTGAACCGCGTCCTGCTCGACTACGTCAACATTGGGCTGGCGACGGTACCGCAAATCAACGCCGTTGTCAATCGTGTCCGGTTGATGGATGGTTTCATCACTCGCCTGGACTCGGTCAGCACCACCCAGCAGCTCTATCTGAACAACTCGCTGAATGCCGTCGATGGCACGGTCAGCAGCGCCATCCAGGGCCGCCTTCAGGCCACCCTCAGGGCCCTCGGCGAAAGCTACAACCGAAGCGTGACGACACTCAGCGGGAAGCTTCAGGCGTTCCGTGGTGAGTCGGACTTTCACCGGGAAGCGCAAAACTCCTCGCTTCTGCTGGGCCAGCGATTGGCCAACGTTACCCAGACGCTGGAAGGACTCGCCAGCGAGCGTGTCCGGGTGCGGCTTCCGACACGCGGATCGCGAGTGGTAATGAACCTCACGATCGCTGCCGTCAACAGTTTGGCCTGGCATCTCACACTGGCCGTCACGTCGTCCACGGCCCACGCGGACAGTTGTTTCCGGCGGTACAACTTCGAGTTCGACAAAGTTCCGCGACAAATCTATGGCACCCTGTCCGGGTGTGGTCAGGGCGAGCTACGGGCACTGCAGACCGTCACGGGTGCCCTCACCGGGTACCTGGGGGTGCTTCAGACGCACCTCGATGTGGAAACGAGAAACTACGACCAGTGCCTGGGTGGGTTGGGACTGAACCCTTCGGAGGAGCTGATGCGCCAGCGACGCGTCTGCCTCGAGGCTGCCCGTCACTTTTCCGTCCTCCTCGGTGGACCCGTGTTCCACGGCCAGCTGGCCACGTTCTCCGGGCTGCTGCAGGACGAGCAGGTGAACAGCTACGATCGGTACAGTACGTGCGTCTCCGGAGCCTACCGGCTGATGGCGACGGAGGTAGAGTACCTGGGGAACTCACTGGCGACCTGTATGAATCGAACCACTTTCTAG